The Henckelia pumila isolate YLH828 chromosome 2, ASM3356847v2, whole genome shotgun sequence genome includes a window with the following:
- the LOC140877857 gene encoding uncharacterized protein codes for MDKEWMCKDRLSLEYEIGVESFLQFAMSNANDPNAIPCPCARCGNLKKKNVQTIRAHLIYTILIYNGIDLTYHTWIWHGERSMTVNSMNGTDGVGQDEHAPFAEEPIDMVHVVYDSYAENPSQFNKLLEDAEKCLYPGCTKFTKLSAIVKLFNLKAKYGWSDNSFTDLLSLFREMLPDDNELPSSLYDAKKRLRALGMEYVKIHACPNNCILYRKEYEDLANCPTCGTSRWNLSNKSKVKEGVPAKVLWYFSPISRFQRMFRDKMVSKELTWHSDKRIQDGYLRHPADAPSWKLVDRMWPDFASATRNLRLAISADGINTHSLMSSSYSCWPILMITYNLPPWLYMKRKFVMLTLLISGPKQPENDIDVYLAPLVDDLKFLWDKGIEAYDAYQQESFSLRAVLLWTINDFPAYGNMSGCVVKGYHACPICAEKTYSTRLKHCRKMSYMGHRRFLPSNHPHRRQKKAFNGNQEFNTAPRPLSGHKVLERVEKINYRMGKFNKKLQSKMGDGEQCWKKKSIFFELEYWKHLHVRHVLDVMHIEKNVCKSVIGTLLDIPGKKKGWSSSKT; via the coding sequence ATGGACAAAGAATGGATGTGTAAGGATAGGCTGTCACTTGAATATGAAATCGGAGTAGAGTCTTTCTTACAATTTGCAATGAGCAATGCTAATGATCCTAATGCAATTCCTTGCCCATGTGCAAGATGTGgtaatttgaagaagaaaaatgTTCAAACTATAAGAGCGCATTTGATCTATACCATTTTGATCTATAATGGTATAGATTTGACATATCATACATGGATATGGCATGGGGAAAGATCTATGACAGTGAACTCAATGAACGGTACTGATGGAGTTGGGCAAGATGAACACGCACCTTTTGCTGAAGAACCTATAGATATGGTACATGTTGTATATGATTCGTATGCTGAGAATCCAAGTCAATTCAATAAGCTACTTGAAGATGCCGAGAAATGTTTATATCCTGGATGTACTAAATTCACAAAGTTATCTGCCATTGTGAAATTATTTAACTTGAAGGCAAAATATGGTTGGAGTGATAATAGTTTCACCGATCTACTTAGTTTGTTTCGAGAAATGCTTCCAGATGACAATGAATTGCCTTCATCATTGTATGATGCCAAGAAAAGATTACGTGCACTAGGGATGGAATACGTGAAAATACATGCTTGTCCTAATAATTGTATCTTATACCGGAAGGAGTACGAAGATCTTGCCAATTGCCCTACTTGTGGGACATCAAGGTGGAACTTGAGCAACAAATCTAAGGTAAAAGAAGGAGTTCCTGCAAAGGTCTTGTGGTATTTCTCACCTATTTCAAGATTTCAAAGAATGTTTCGGGATAAGATGGTATCCAAAGAGTTAACTTGGCATTCTGACAAAAGAATTCAGGATGGATACTTACGTCATCCAGCTGATGCACCATCTTGGAAATTAGTTGATCGCATGTGGCCAGATTTTGCTTCCGCgacaagaaatttgagattggCTATATCAGCAGACGGGATCAATACCCATAGTTTGATGAGTTCTTCATATAGTTGTTGGCCAATTTTAATGATCACATACAATCTTCCACCATGGTTGTATATGAAGAGAAAATTTGTGATGCTAACTTTGTTGATTTCTGGTCCTAAACAACCGGAAAATGATATTGATGTTTACTTAGCACCTTTGGTTGACGACTTAAAATTCTTATGGGATAAAGGTATTGAAGCATACGATGCATATCAACAAGAAAGTTTCTCCCTTAGAGCTGTGCTACTGTGGACAATCAATGATTTTCCAGCATATGGGAACATGTCAGGTTGTGTTGTGAAGGGATATCATGCATGTCCTATTTGTGCAGAAAAAACTTATTCGACAAGGTTGAAGCATTGTAGAAAAATGTCATACATGGGCCATCGAAGGTTTTTACCTTCAAATCATCCGCATCGAAGACAAAAGAAGGCATTTAATGGGAACCAAGAGTTTAACACTGCACCACGTCCATTGAGCGGCCATAAAGTTTTGGAAAGAgttgaaaaaattaattatcgtATGGGAAAATTCAACAAAAAGCTTCAGTCAAAGATGGGTGATGGAGAGCAATGCTGGAAaaagaaatcaattttttttgaacTTGAGTATTGGAAACATTTACACGTTCGACATGTTCTTGATGTGATGCATATTGAAAAAAATGTATGCAAAAGTGTCATCGGTACGTTACTTGACATtccaggaaaaaaaaaaggatggaGTAGCAGCAAGACTTGA
- the LOC140884403 gene encoding uncharacterized protein isoform X2 produces MDKLDKPEELSEPPSGYGLARDVWTSFVITRMSDDFNQLSDIQKERRKMNIYPHRLARKGYARYAEEIVNDLCYDDGINRAIIWKKGRVNKEGEFEGHELKKAVDKIDEYIHQKIEGTLEIKGAKKDILTKALNTGEHGGRVRAVGGHITPTLYFNVGRCLKTDIVDRELMIEQGKELVEARKLIAKQDTHIEEQDTRLEKQDSRIKKLEAII; encoded by the exons ATGGACAAGCTTGACAAACCAGAAGAGTTGAGTGAACCACCTAGTGGCTATGGTCTTGCAAGAGATGTTTGGACTTCTTTTGTCATTACTCGCATGTCTGACGACTTCAAT CAACTAAGCGACATCCAGAAGGAGAGAAGAAAGATGAACATATATCCCCATCGCCTTGCTCGCAAAGGATATGCACGATATGCCGAAGAAATA GTAAATGATTTATGTTACGATGATGGGATCAATCGAGCAATTATTTGGAAAAAAGGAAGAGTCAATAAAGAAGGGGAGTTTGAAGGCCACGAGTTGAAAAAAGCAGTAGACAAGATT GATGAGTACATACATCAGAAGATTGAGGGTACATTGGAAATAAAAGGTGCGAAAAAAGATATCCTCACCAAAGCGCTTAATACAGGAGAACATGGTGGACGTGTCAGGGCTGTTGGAGGTCATATCACTCCAACATTATATTTTAATGTTGGTAGATGTTTGAAGACTGACATTGTTGATCGAGAGCTGATGATTGAGCAAGGAAAAGAGTTGGTTGAGGCTAGAAAGTTAATTGCAAAACAAGATACACACATTGAAGAACAAGATACACGCCTTGAAAAACAAGATTCACGCATTAAAAAACTTGAAGCAATCATCTAA
- the LOC140884403 gene encoding uncharacterized protein isoform X1, whose translation MQKKNQTLSSNMPRSVQSLYCYCKQDFDNGKKLSIHLDEEVFGDNYELNLHLEDISPLYLLEPISANCMVAYIWHFYKKLVKENNIGKFKFVNPHNIPNFQRTTNDKIGKTERLNQRASFLSDQLIGALVNQLVLVPSSSGFHWNLTVIEPHKEMVYLLDSASQRIRDEEWKYVMEMAIKLFNSNEGKKERKHVQWEVINAPRQTDMKKCSYYVMRYMRQIT comes from the exons atgcaaaaaaaaaatcagactTTGTCGTCAAATATGCCAAGATCGGTGCAATCGTTGTATTGTTATTGTAAGCAAGATTTTGATAACGGAAAGAAATTGTCAATTCATTTGGATGAGGAGGTATTTGGAGATAACTATGAACTAAACTTACACCTTGAGGACATCAGTCCTTTGTATCTGTTGGAGCCAATTTCAGCAAATTGTATGGTTGCTTACATATG GCATTTTTATAAGAAGTTGGTCAAGGAAAACAATATTGGTAAATTCAAATTTGTAAATCCACACAACATCCCAAATTTTCAAAGAACCACAAATGACAAAATAGGTAAAACTGAACGGTTGAACCAGAGGGCAAGCTTTTTATCAGACCAACTGATCGGTGCATTAGTTAATCAATTGGTTTTGGTGCCAAGTAGTAGCGG TTTCCATTGGAATCTCACTGTCATTGAACCTCACAAAGAAATGGTTTACCTATTGGATTCTGCAAGTCAGCGAATTCGCGATGAGGAATGGAAATATGTCATGGAAAT GGCAATAAAATTGTTCAATTCAAACgaaggaaagaaagaaagaaagcatGTCCAATGGGAAGTAATCAAC GCTCCTAGACAAACAGATATGAAGAAATGCAGTTATTATGTGATGAGATATATGAGGCAAATTACTTAA